Proteins from a single region of Theobroma cacao cultivar B97-61/B2 chromosome 10, Criollo_cocoa_genome_V2, whole genome shotgun sequence:
- the LOC18585881 gene encoding receptor-like protein kinase ANXUR2, producing MDPEYALYGMLSEKCDVYSFGVVLFEVLCARKVFDLSLDEYELDLADWVRQCISQGTIYNVIDPYLKGRIAPECFKTFVDVAYCCISAKGDKRPEMGEVELMLEFALEMQEKADSEMVDVDPHGQCMYGEVSFCIPVSDHGL from the coding sequence ATGGATCCAGAGTATGCCCTTTATGGTATGCTGTCAGAAAAATGTGATGTGTACTCATTTGGGGTTGTTTTATTTGAAGTGTTGTGTGCTAGAAAGGTCTTTGATCTAAGCTTGGATGAGTATGAACTAGATCTAGCTGATTGGGTCCGCCAGTGCATAAGCCAAGGAACCATTTATAATGTCATTGATCCATATCTTAAAGGGAGGATAGCTCCTGAGTGTTTCAAGACATTTGTGGATGTCGCTTATTGTTGTATTAGTGCGAAGGGAGATAAACGGCCTGAGATGGGTGAAGTGGAGCTCATGTTAGAGTTTGCATTGGAGATGCAAGAGAAAGCAGATTCCGAAATGGTGGATGTTGATCCTCATGGTCAATGTATGTATGGAGAAGTATCATTTTGTATTCCTGTTTCTGAT